TTTTCCATAAAATTCTATTTTATTTAAGAGTTAATTAAGTAATTTTTTTTGACTAAAAAACTAGCTAGAAGTTTATCAAAATTTAGTATAATAATAGCAATCATAAAAAAAGGAATGAGGTGGTCATTACGTGGATATTAAGATTGATGATTTAACGGGAACTGAAGTTGCTATGTTGATTAGTGAGCATCTACAAGGTATGACACAGCATTCTCCACTTGAAAGCATACATGCTATAAATCTTGAAGGATTAAAGAAACCGGAAATTACGTTTTGGAGTGTATGGGAACAAAATGAATTAGTTGGATGTGGAGCTCTAAAAGAACTTGACCCTTTACATGGGGAAGTAAAATCAATGAGAACATCTTCAGCTCATTTAAGAAAAGGTGTGGCAAGACATATGCTTCAACACATCATCGAAGAGGCGAAACGTAGAGGCTACAAGAGAATAAGTTTAGAAACAGGTTCAATGGAAGCATTCGATCCAGCAAAAAAACTATATGAACTCTTTGGTTTTAAGTATTGTAAGCCCTTTGCTGATTATAAAGAAGACCCTAATAGTGTTTTTATGACACTAGAATTGTAAATTCTTAAAATAAAGTTGCTGTTGTAGCAACTTTATTTAGTTTAATCTCCCCTAAATCAAAAAAATGAAAAAATTTTAAAATAAAATTAGTACCTAGTATTAATATCTGGTGATATAATATTGGGAAGATATTAAAAAATATGACTGAGGTGACCATAATGCAAAATTCGAAAGCACGTATCACTGCAATAGGTTCATATGTACCAGAAAAAGTATTAACAAATAAGGATTTAGAAAAAATAGTTGAAACAAATGATGAATGGATTGTTAAGCGAACAGGGATTAAAGAAAGAAGAATTGCAAATGAAAATGAATATACAAGTGACTTAAGTTTTATGGCAATTAAAGACTTAATGGAAAAATACAATAAGTCTGTTGAAGATGTTGATATGATTATCGTTTGTACGTTAACGCCAGATTTCAAAACGCCAAGTGTTGCTTCG
This genomic interval from Gottfriedia acidiceleris contains the following:
- a CDS encoding GNAT family N-acetyltransferase gives rise to the protein MDIKIDDLTGTEVAMLISEHLQGMTQHSPLESIHAINLEGLKKPEITFWSVWEQNELVGCGALKELDPLHGEVKSMRTSSAHLRKGVARHMLQHIIEEAKRRGYKRISLETGSMEAFDPAKKLYELFGFKYCKPFADYKEDPNSVFMTLEL